The Lycium ferocissimum isolate CSIRO_LF1 chromosome 10, AGI_CSIRO_Lferr_CH_V1, whole genome shotgun sequence genome window below encodes:
- the LOC132033302 gene encoding protein JINGUBANG-like: MLDSTCRHNNILLPHNNKFRNNMVHSVPNMSSTAVTDDEFDVGHSSFSGYDPNRLSGEGSPTMLSPWNQSCSPCTKSPWHKFDDDVPKNFPQNGLIGSLVREEGHIYSLAAKNDILYTGSDSKNIRVWKDLEEFSAFKSNSGLVKAIIIAGEKIFTGHQDGKVRVWKVQSKNPNNHKRAGSLPTLLDIFKASIKPSNYVEVKRNRTALWIKHCDAISCLSMDHSQGLLYSASWDRTFKVWRVDNSKCLESVKAHDDAVNSVVASVDGIVYTGSADGTVKVWKRESNGKHVNHVFVQTLLNQECAVTALAVNKSGSVVYCGSSDGVLNFWELEKKKLTHGGVLKGHKLAVLCLAVAGNLVFSGSADKNIIVWKRGGPVHMCLSILTGHNGPVKCLAVQEDKESTGNEKKWVVYSGSLDKSVKVWSVSEMSPNLHQMSMQNGQENVSWDSIPSAKYSSDGPSV, from the exons ATGTTAGATTCAACTTGTCGCCATAATAATATATTACTACCTCATAATAATAAGTTTCGTAACAACATGGTTCACTCCGTGCCCAACATGTCGTCAACTGCCGTGACGGACGACGAATTCGACGTCGGTCACAGCAGTTTCTCAGGCTATGACCCAAATCGCCTTAGTGGTGAAGGGTCCCCTACAATGTTGTCTCCATGGAACCAAAGTTGTTCACCTTGCACTAAATCTCCTTGGCACAAATTTGACGATGATGTTCCAAAGAACTTCCCACAAAATGGGCTCATTGGGTCTCTCGTTCGTGAAGAAGGGCATATTTATTCTTTAGCTGCGAAGAATGATATTCTTTATACTGGTTCGGATAGCAAGAACATACGTGTTTGGAAGGATCTGGAGGAATTTTCTGCATTTAAATCAAATAGCGGTCTTGTTAAAGCTATAATCATTGCTGGAGAGAAGATTTTTACGGGTCATCAAGATGGAAAAGTGCGAGTTTGGAAGGTGCAATCGAAGAATCCTAACAACCATAAACGTGCTGGGAGTTTACCTACACTTCTTGACATTTTCAAGGCTTCCATCAAGCCCAGCAACTATGTGGAG GTAAAGCGCAATCGCACAGCCCTTTGGATCAAGCATTGCGACGCAATATCATGCTTAAGCATGGACCATAGCCAAGGCCTTCTCTACTCAGCTTCATGGGATAGAACTTTTAAAGTATGGAGAGTTGATAACTCCAAATGCTTAGAATCCGTTAAAGCTCATGACGATGCCGTCAACTCTGTTGTAGCCAGTGTAGATGGAATCGTCTACACCGGTTCAGCTGACGGAACCGTCAAAGTTTGGAAAAGAGAATCCAATGGAAAACACGTAAATCACGTCTTTGTCCAAACACTACTTAACCAAGAATGTGCCGTTACGGCTCTAGCGGTTAATAAATCCGGTTCAGTGGTTTATTGCGGTTCATCAGATggtgttttaaatttttgggaacttgagaaaaaaaaattgacacatgGTGGGGTCCTTAAAGGGCATAAATTAGCAGTTCTTTGCCTTGCTGTTGCTGGAAATTTGGTTTTTAGTGGTTCAGctgataaaaatattattgtttGGAAAAGGGGCGGTCCGGTTCATATGTGTTTGAGTATATTAACCGGTCATAATGGACCGGTTAAATGTTTAGCAGTCCAGGAAGATAAAGAGTCAActggaaatgagaaaaaatggGTGGTTTATAGTGGAAGTCTTGATAAATCGGTGAAAGTTTGGAGTGTTTCAGAAATGTCACCTAATTTGCATCAAATGAGTAtgcaaaatggccaagaaaATGTCAGTTGGGATTCAATTCCATCTGCTAAATATTCATCAGACGGTCCAAGTGTATGA